From a single Phocoena sinus isolate mPhoSin1 chromosome 1, mPhoSin1.pri, whole genome shotgun sequence genomic region:
- the TMEM53 gene encoding transmembrane protein 53 isoform X2, with product MASAQLDYTIEIPDQPCRSQENSPNQGGKEAGTRQPLVILLGWGGCTDKNLAKYSAIYHKRKLLELLFDYEVEKEPLLFHVFSNAGIMLYRYVLELLQTHRRFCHLRVVGTIFDSGPGDSNLLGALRALAAILEPRPAVLRLLLLVAFALVAVLFHVLLAPLTSLFHTHFYDRLLDAASRWPELYLYSRADEVVLARDVERMVEARLAHRVLVHSVDFKSSAHVSHLRDYPTYYTSLCVNFMRSCVRC from the exons AGAACAGCCCCAACCAAGGCGGGAAGGAGGCGGGGACTCGACAGCCTTTGGTGATTCTCTTGGGCTGGGGTGGCTGCACGGACAAGAACCTGGCCAAATACAGCGCCATCTACCACAAAAGG AAGCTGCTTGAGCTGCTCTTTGATTACGAGGTTGAGAAGGAGCCCCTGCTCTTCCACGTCTTCAGCAACGCCGGCATCATGCTGTACCGATATGTACTGGAGCTCCTGCAGACCCACCGGCGCTTCTGCCACCTGCGTGTGGTGGGCACCATCTTTGACAGTGGGCCTGGCGACAGCAACCTGCTGGGGGCTCTGAGGGCGCTGGCAGCCATCCTGGAGCCCCGGCCTGCCGTGCTGCGCCTGCTGCTCCTGGTGGCCTTTGCCCTGGTGGCAGTCCTGTTCCACGTCCTGCTGGCGCCACTCACCTCCCTCTTCCACACCCACTTCTATGACAGGCTGCTCGACGCAGCCTCTCGCTGGCCAGAGCTCTACCTCTACTCCAGGGCCGACGAGGTGGTCCTGGCCAGGGACGTGGAGCGCATGGTGGAGGCACGCCTGGCGCACCGGGTCCTGGTGCACTCTGTGGACTTCAAGTCATCTGCACACGTCAGCCATCTCCGTGACTACCCTACTTACTACACGAGCCTCTGTGTCAACTTCATGCGCAGCTGCGTCCGGTGCTGA
- the TMEM53 gene encoding transmembrane protein 53 isoform X3, with amino-acid sequence MVFFSESLGIPSLRVLAQKLLELLFDYEVEKEPLLFHVFSNAGIMLYRYVLELLQTHRRFCHLRVVGTIFDSGPGDSNLLGALRALAAILEPRPAVLRLLLLVAFALVAVLFHVLLAPLTSLFHTHFYDRLLDAASRWPELYLYSRADEVVLARDVERMVEARLAHRVLVHSVDFKSSAHVSHLRDYPTYYTSLCVNFMRSCVRC; translated from the coding sequence ATGGTCTTCTTCTCTGAGTCCCTGGGCATCCCTTCACTTCGTGTCTTGGCCCAGAAGCTGCTTGAGCTGCTCTTTGATTACGAGGTTGAGAAGGAGCCCCTGCTCTTCCACGTCTTCAGCAACGCCGGCATCATGCTGTACCGATATGTACTGGAGCTCCTGCAGACCCACCGGCGCTTCTGCCACCTGCGTGTGGTGGGCACCATCTTTGACAGTGGGCCTGGCGACAGCAACCTGCTGGGGGCTCTGAGGGCGCTGGCAGCCATCCTGGAGCCCCGGCCTGCCGTGCTGCGCCTGCTGCTCCTGGTGGCCTTTGCCCTGGTGGCAGTCCTGTTCCACGTCCTGCTGGCGCCACTCACCTCCCTCTTCCACACCCACTTCTATGACAGGCTGCTCGACGCAGCCTCTCGCTGGCCAGAGCTCTACCTCTACTCCAGGGCCGACGAGGTGGTCCTGGCCAGGGACGTGGAGCGCATGGTGGAGGCACGCCTGGCGCACCGGGTCCTGGTGCACTCTGTGGACTTCAAGTCATCTGCACACGTCAGCCATCTCCGTGACTACCCTACTTACTACACGAGCCTCTGTGTCAACTTCATGCGCAGCTGCGTCCGGTGCTGA
- the TMEM53 gene encoding transmembrane protein 53 isoform X1, which translates to MASAQLDYTIEIPDQPCRSQENSPNQGGKEAGTRQPLVILLGWGGCTDKNLAKYSAIYHKRGCIVIRYTAPWHMVFFSESLGIPSLRVLAQKLLELLFDYEVEKEPLLFHVFSNAGIMLYRYVLELLQTHRRFCHLRVVGTIFDSGPGDSNLLGALRALAAILEPRPAVLRLLLLVAFALVAVLFHVLLAPLTSLFHTHFYDRLLDAASRWPELYLYSRADEVVLARDVERMVEARLAHRVLVHSVDFKSSAHVSHLRDYPTYYTSLCVNFMRSCVRC; encoded by the exons AGAACAGCCCCAACCAAGGCGGGAAGGAGGCGGGGACTCGACAGCCTTTGGTGATTCTCTTGGGCTGGGGTGGCTGCACGGACAAGAACCTGGCCAAATACAGCGCCATCTACCACAAAAGG ggCTGCATCGTGATCCGATACACAGCCCCCTGGCACATGGTCTTCTTCTCTGAGTCCCTGGGCATCCCTTCACTTCGTGTCTTGGCCCAGAAGCTGCTTGAGCTGCTCTTTGATTACGAGGTTGAGAAGGAGCCCCTGCTCTTCCACGTCTTCAGCAACGCCGGCATCATGCTGTACCGATATGTACTGGAGCTCCTGCAGACCCACCGGCGCTTCTGCCACCTGCGTGTGGTGGGCACCATCTTTGACAGTGGGCCTGGCGACAGCAACCTGCTGGGGGCTCTGAGGGCGCTGGCAGCCATCCTGGAGCCCCGGCCTGCCGTGCTGCGCCTGCTGCTCCTGGTGGCCTTTGCCCTGGTGGCAGTCCTGTTCCACGTCCTGCTGGCGCCACTCACCTCCCTCTTCCACACCCACTTCTATGACAGGCTGCTCGACGCAGCCTCTCGCTGGCCAGAGCTCTACCTCTACTCCAGGGCCGACGAGGTGGTCCTGGCCAGGGACGTGGAGCGCATGGTGGAGGCACGCCTGGCGCACCGGGTCCTGGTGCACTCTGTGGACTTCAAGTCATCTGCACACGTCAGCCATCTCCGTGACTACCCTACTTACTACACGAGCCTCTGTGTCAACTTCATGCGCAGCTGCGTCCGGTGCTGA